In one Mangrovibacterium diazotrophicum genomic region, the following are encoded:
- a CDS encoding FecR family protein encodes MTIEKNRINRLFHQKGSLADHRKLGEYFAGSDSNEEVKEVFRDQWRNLDVQPEQEFDASRNFYKLLSLISVSETNRERKNRLLFRASQVAAILVVGILIAGAIYFSAGRSDSSASHPIQFYSHNGFRSQFVLPDGTTGWLGYNSTLKYSTEDNSVRTVELDGLAYFDVVHLDRDHPFRVETPSKLAIEVLGTRFNVASYSAENTCEIVLEQGSVQLSMSEKPVEKLLPNERIVYNISENTISKSVVKVDDFLAWKDGRLVLKDIPLEEACVKLSRFYNTDIELGSPELKDKKIRLVLEDETLDEALALIATLFPVKYEVVERSQSENDSFTKKKIILKLK; translated from the coding sequence ATGACTATTGAAAAAAATCGAATAAACCGCCTTTTTCACCAGAAAGGTAGCTTAGCCGACCATCGAAAACTCGGTGAATATTTTGCCGGGTCAGATTCGAATGAGGAAGTAAAAGAGGTTTTTCGGGATCAATGGAGAAACCTGGATGTTCAACCGGAGCAGGAGTTTGACGCCAGCCGGAATTTCTACAAGTTGTTGTCGTTGATATCGGTCTCCGAAACCAACCGGGAGCGTAAAAATCGCCTGCTTTTCCGCGCAAGTCAAGTTGCTGCAATACTGGTCGTTGGGATTTTAATTGCAGGAGCTATCTATTTTTCAGCGGGCCGTTCCGACTCATCTGCCTCACATCCAATCCAATTTTATTCACACAATGGTTTCCGAAGTCAATTTGTTTTGCCCGACGGCACAACAGGTTGGTTGGGATACAATTCCACACTGAAATATTCTACCGAAGATAACTCAGTGCGCACAGTTGAACTGGATGGTCTGGCCTATTTTGATGTGGTTCATCTGGATCGTGATCATCCGTTTCGGGTAGAGACACCGTCGAAACTGGCGATTGAGGTTTTGGGAACACGCTTCAATGTGGCCTCTTATTCCGCCGAAAACACATGTGAGATCGTACTTGAGCAGGGAAGTGTTCAGTTATCGATGAGCGAGAAACCCGTAGAAAAGCTATTGCCCAACGAGCGGATAGTTTACAATATTTCCGAAAACACCATATCTAAATCTGTCGTTAAGGTCGACGATTTTTTGGCCTGGAAAGACGGCCGGCTTGTACTGAAAGATATTCCGCTGGAGGAAGCCTGTGTGAAGTTGAGCCGGTTTTACAATACGGACATTGAATTGGGATCGCCCGAGCTGAAGGATAAGAAGATACGATTGGTTCTGGAGGACGAGACACTCGATGAAGCATTGGCTTTGATTGCAACGCTTTTCCCGGTTAAATACGAGGTTGTTGAACGCAGCCAGTCGGAAAATGACAGTTTCACGAAGAAAAAAATAATACTAAAACTAAAATAG
- a CDS encoding RNA polymerase sigma factor gives MHAEEKITDDALVNQVRNGNLQAFHLLYDKYSLRVYHFSKKYLQEKQDAEDVLNEVFLKIWENRETLKTDTSFQSYLFTIAYNNIRKRYLKKCREQRYLREFATEYLAVTAKNEEELDYKRFMQKFRKLADELPERRREIFLLRYQHELKNGEIARRLSLSEQFVKNQLSIARKFLLSAMSSDREITEFYFFFLFYQ, from the coding sequence TTGCACGCAGAGGAAAAAATTACTGACGATGCGCTTGTGAATCAAGTTCGGAATGGAAATCTGCAGGCATTCCATTTATTGTATGATAAATACAGCCTGAGAGTGTACCACTTCTCGAAAAAATATTTGCAGGAAAAGCAGGATGCTGAGGATGTATTGAATGAGGTGTTTTTAAAAATCTGGGAGAACCGGGAAACGCTGAAGACAGACACATCTTTTCAGTCGTACCTGTTTACGATTGCCTACAACAACATCCGGAAACGATATTTGAAGAAATGTCGCGAACAACGCTATTTGCGCGAGTTTGCGACGGAGTATCTGGCAGTGACTGCTAAAAATGAGGAAGAACTCGATTACAAACGTTTTATGCAGAAATTCCGGAAACTAGCCGATGAGTTGCCCGAGCGTCGACGTGAAATCTTCCTGCTTCGCTACCAACACGAATTGAAAAACGGCGAAATAGCCCGACGCTTAAGTTTGTCGGAGCAGTTTGTCAAAAATCAGTTGTCAATCGCCCGCAAGTTTTTACTTTCAGCCATGTCTTCTGATCGCGAAATCACCGAGTTTTATTTCTTCTTCCTGTTTTATCAATAA